The genomic segment TTGTTGAGTTCACCTTGACTGGATTCAAAGTATTTTTGAGCACTACTTAAACTAGAAATTACTTGAGTAGCTGCTGAAGAACAAGCGCTTAACAACAAACTAGAACCTAAAAGAGGAATTAATAGAAATTTAAGTTTCAGTTTCATTAGAGGATGGAGTAAAGTACGTAAGGCAGTAAATTAACTGCTTGGTTTGGGTAATTAACACTGGCAAGATTATTAGTGAAGGCACTACTGTTAAGAATCTTTCTCATTACTTCGTCTTTACCAACCATTTCTAATTTCAGATTGGTATTGAAATTAATCGATTTAGTTAACTTGTCAAAATTACTCTTAGAAAACAAATTTGAAGCAGGTGGAGTGTAAGTGAAGATTAAATCAGCTTCTAAAGTGCCTTCTTCCTTATCGCCCAGTTCATTATCTTGAAGACCAATTTGTGACTTATATTTCTCGACTTCACTCTTTTTGTAATTACCTTTTGCATTCAGCTTAATCTGAATAGTGAAATCACGACTACTTTTAAAGCGAATATTAAAAACCTCTACTTTTTGTTGATCCAATAAAATTGCATTTTTAATAAGACTAGCTGTGTTATCACCAAAACGTTCAACAAATCTTAAACCACGTACGCCAGCACTAGGTTCTATGTCTTCCTTACTTTTACCGCTACCAAATGCTTTAACAAATTTAACTGGATCTTGTTTTTCCAAAATCTTCGCATCATAAAGACTAAACTTTCAGGCATCTAGTAAAACCTTAGTGGTACCTTCTGAATTATTTTCAAAGGCAGTTTTTAAAGCATCAATTAAGGTATTTTTGTCCTGAGTTAAATTAATGTCTTTATTGGCTGAAGTTCTCAATTGGTTCAAACTAGTTAAGTTAGCTTGAAAGTCATAGTTAGAACAAGCAGTAAACGCTGTTCCTAATAAAAGAAACAAAGAACCAAAAGCGGTTTTAGATCAAATACTTTTTTTATTCATGCTTCGAAATAAGGTTTAAAAATTAGAGAAGGGCGTAGTAAAAAAAAGGCAAAAGATTAAATGATTTGCCTTTAAAAGAGCGGTTCTTAATCATTCCTACCTGAGTATTAGTTGTCATTAAAGTGTTTAACTTTTCATGACTAGTACTTACCTCAATTTGGAGATCAGCAGGAAAATTGATGGTTCCAGTAATTGGATCAAAGTTGCTGGACGCAAGTCTTCTGCCATCGGAAGGTTGAGTGTAAGTAAAGATAAAATTGCCATCAAAGTTAGCTTGGTCACCTTCAAAATCTTTTTCAGTTACACCACCATTTTGATTATTGCTTCCACTGCCTTTGCTATCAGTACCTAAAAAAGACTTAATTAAAGTTTGACTTGTGCCATCACTACCAACTTTTCCTTTCATTTTGATTAAGATTTTGACCTCAAACTTGGTTTTGCTAGTTCAGCTATAAGAAAAACCAGTTACCTTTTGGCTTTGGACACCAAGAACTTGAGCGATTTGACTACTTACACCGGGATAAGTTTCTGCAAGATATAAACCTTTTTCACTGATGTTCGGGGTAACATCATCTTTAGTGTTAGAACCAAAAGCTTTAGAAAAACGGGAAGGATCCATTGGGTTCTCCAATAACTTTTGATCCAGCAAGCTGTATTTTCAGCCAGCTAATAAAGAATTAACTGTTGACTTGGGATCAGAATTATAACTATCCTTCAAAATGGTTACTAGATTACGTTTATTAAGTTCTTTTTTGTTGGCACTAAAGTACTTCTGGGCACTACTAAAACTGGAAATTACTTCTGTGGTGGCAGAGGAGCAGGCACTTAAAGCTGTGCCAAACAGGAAAAACAAAGAACCTAGACTGGTCTTTGACAAAATCGATTTTTTGTTCATTTTTAAAAAAGTAAATTTTTTAGTTGATTTATTGATTAGTCAGATGGTTTAAAAATACTTGTTTACAAACAATGAGATAAGAGGAGATTTATCCTCTTATTTAGTATGAGTTAACGCAATTCAAAGAAAAGCGGGCGGTATTTAAAAAAACAGAAGTAATCACTAAGTTTGGAATTAATTACCTCCTTTTCAATGACAACTACAATCTCTAACTTAGGCGTTTCTTCTATTACTTCTGGTTGATTGTCTTCTTCTATGCTTGGTTGTTCAATTAAAAGGCCAATAAAATTATGAACTTGGCGTTCAATAAAGAAAACAAAGTTGTTTAAAGAACTAAAATCGTTTTTAATACTTCTTCAAGCTTTAATTAACAGATTAAAGGTATAGTAGTTATTTAATGAGTGGGTGACACGAAAATTAAATAACTTAAATAATGTTTTCGAAAGAAAAACAAGACCGTTAATTAAAAACAAGGAGACTAGTAAGATAGCTAGTACATTTGCTTTAAATTGGCTTTTCATGAAGAAGAAGGTTGGTTAAAATTGAAAGCTTTTTGAACTAAACAAACCCAACAGCTTGACTGAAACTAAATTAGTTCTCGTCTAATTGACCATAATTTTAAAACTTTTAATTGTTGCTTATTCCGCTAATAAGCTCGTTTAACTAGCTCGATTCAAATAAGTAAGATGGCAAAATTAACTAAATTGGCATTAATCAATATTCAACTGTTATTCTAAACTGACTTTTAGCTAAAAAAGTAGATCGATTAAGTTAACTGATTCTTAATAAAAAAGCTTTCATTTTTCAACCAAAAATTATTTTTCAATTGAATGTCTTAAAAAACGAAAAAATCTTATTTCTTGTTCTGTTCGATCATCGAAATGATTTTCAAACTCTTCTCTGTCCGCATTACTTTGACCAATATATTCCCAACTTGATGTTCCATAAAGAATTATTTCTCCGTGTTCCAAATTAAAACTATTGTTGCATTTGGTAGTTTTATCGTGATCTTTTCATAAGAAGTTTTTAAAGATTTAACTAGATTTGTATGGCCTGTTTCTGTTTCAATTTCTTCAGACCAATTTAAATCTTCGTTAGTATTGTTTTAATCAAACTTTATATCTCTGATTTGACATTGGAACAAGCACTTAAAGCTGTATCGCACAAAATAAATAAAGCTCCTAGACTTGTTTTAGATAAAACTTTACTCTTACACATAACGAAGATAGATGAATTAAATGTTGATCCATTTTGCTTTTTTTGGAAAAGACGTGCTTGAAAACTTCAAAATCACTTAATTTTTAGGTTTCCTGGTTTGTAATTTTGAAGTAAAAAGCTTTTAAAAATTTTTAAAAAAGTTTTTTATTTAACTAAAAAGTTTTGAGGAATTAAGTAAATCTTAATAAGTTATCTAATTACGTAAACTAAATAACTAAAAAGGTTGATTTTGTAGTCATCAATTTGAAAAGCTCTTGCTCTACCAAAAACACTTAATTCAAAAAGTTTTTTGCTAACTTCGTCTTTTCCTTCTAATCTCCAGCTAAATGAAACATAAAAGTCGATTGCTTCTGAATCAGGTTTAAAGTTTTCTGCTGCAAATGGATGGTTGGGAGAAGCTTTAAAAGTAAAAAAGAGATCAAAATAAAGCTTTTCACCTTTTTTTGGAGCGAAACCTATTGAAAAATCATTGCCATACCATGTAAAGGTATAGTTCAATTTGGCAACAACTGAAAAATCACTAAGGCTTTGGTAATTCAAATTGAAATACTCAACCTTTTGTTCGATACTAAAGAAACTAGTGCTTAAGGAAATTTTCAATTAGTTCAATTAGTTTCAGAACTCTCTATTTGACCGTTTTCTACACTTTGCTTCCAGGCATTCAAGAGTACACTAGCTGTTTTGCTAGGGTTAGTTTCGTAAGACTTCTTTAAAGAACTTATTAAATTCTTCTTTCCCTCAGAAGTACTAACTGATTCAGACAAATCAAGGTCTTGATCGGTGGTTTCCTTAATAAGACTTTTCAAATTAGCTCCAACATTGACGCTAGAACAAGCGCTAAATAATAAAGCTGAAAATAATAACGGAGTTGATAGATATTTAAATTTCATTAGAGGACTGAATAAACCAGATATAGCAGTAAATTTACTTTGTAATCAAAGTAAATTTTATCTACCAATTTTCCAATAGAACCATTATCTAAAAGTTTTTTGGTTATTTCATCCTTAGGAAAAACTTCTAGTCTCATTGTTGTTTAAAAATCAATGGAATATCACAAATTCCCTAATTTATTATCAGAGTTTTTAACAATACTTGTCTCTAGAATTGGTTTGTTTTTAAATGGTTTGTATGTGTAAATAAGATCAAAATTAAGCAAGTAGTTGCCAAAGCCCGACATTATTAACCCTCCTTGATTTGGTTTTTGATTAATATCAGCATTAAAAGTTGTGTTCATTTTAACAACAACCTTAAAA from the Mycoplasmoides pneumoniae FH genome contains:
- a CDS encoding lipoprotein is translated as MNKKSIWSKTAFGSLFLLLGTAFTACSNYDFQANLTSLNQLRTSANKDINLTQDKNTLIDALKTAFENNSEGTTKVLLDAWKFSLYDAKILEKQDPVKFVKAFGSGKSKEDIEPSAGVRGLRFVERFGDNTASLIKNAILLDQQKVEVFNIRFKSSRDFTIQIKLNAKGNYKKSEVEKYKSQIGLQDNELGDKEEGTLEADLIFTYTPPASNLFSKSNFDKLTKSINFNTNLKLEMVGKDEVMRKILNSSAFTNNLASVNYPNQAVNLLPYVLYSIL
- a CDS encoding lipoprotein; the protein is MNKKSILSKTSLGSLFFLFGTALSACSSATTEVISSFSSAQKYFSANKKELNKRNLVTILKDSYNSDPKSTVNSLLAGWKYSLLDQKLLENPMDPSRFSKAFGSNTKDDVTPNISEKGLYLAETYPGVSSQIAQVLGVQSQKVTGFSYSWTSKTKFEVKILIKMKGKVGSDGTSQTLIKSFLGTDSKGSGSNNQNGGVTEKDFEGDQANFDGNFIFTYTQPSDGRRLASSNFDPITGTINFPADLQIEVSTSHEKLNTLMTTNTQVGMIKNRSFKGKSFNLLPFFYYALL
- a CDS encoding DUF5426 family protein gives rise to the protein MKSQFKANVLAILLVSLFLINGLVFLSKTLFKLFNFRVTHSLNNYYTFNLLIKAWRSIKNDFSSLNNFVFFIERQVHNFIGLLIEQPSIEEDNQPEVIEETPKLEIVVVIEKEVINSKLSDYFCFFKYRPLFFELR
- a CDS encoding lipoprotein, yielding MKISLSTSFFSIEQKVEYFNLNYQSLSDFSVVAKLNYTFTWYGNDFSIGFAPKKGEKLYFDLFFTFKASPNHPFAAENFKPDSEAIDFYVSFSWRLEGKDEVSKKLFELSVFGRARAFQIDDYKINLFSYLVYVIR
- a CDS encoding lipoprotein, with translation MKFKYLSTPLLFSALLFSACSSVNVGANLKSLIKETTDQDLDLSESVSTSEGKKNLISSLKKSYETNPSKTASVLLNAWKQSVENGQIESSETNWTNWKFP